From a single Couchioplanes caeruleus genomic region:
- a CDS encoding alpha/beta fold hydrolase, producing the protein MPLPLRLLTAGVAGLVLAASAAVPASAGTASAAIPAPAAAATGMSAITATGVATAAATGTAPAAAAVGRPAVTSAVEARRVGRVPTPKLRWYACYGWAQCTTARLPLDYDDPYGAQTTVALLRVRATDRKNRIGSLFVNPGGPGASATSFALMSPMVLSDELLRRFDIVGMDPRGIGAGDAVACFGDPGRQAAALRGMNVAFPVGARETAAYLRSARKLAAGCSTTGRTLAGAMSTAEVARDMDVMRRAVGDRKLSYLGFSYGTALGQYYAAMFPDRFRVVAVDGVINPRSWAGSARTRHVIQDERLHSAEGAERALQRILTLCDRAGETNCAFAAGDPVQRFGILVRRLKAKPVTVDGTRITYATFIGDVLGALYGDDAAERVTAMASELWTLTSAPASGGAATSSLPARQRRGFPYDNSVDAYASVMCTDGRHPAHAASWPAKVAKADKRAPYFGRAWAWASAPCAGDVWTVRDEDAWYGPFDRPTRNTVLVVGSYWDPATNYSQAVSSSRLLADARLLSSDNFGHTAYGTSACVTAAMDRYLLAKTLPAAGTVCRAEQPFTEPLDDVSEAAAGFDLATASKAEIAAHGLPAAGAPKQRPPVGHGPF; encoded by the coding sequence ATGCCGCTTCCTCTGCGTCTGCTCACCGCCGGTGTCGCCGGCCTGGTGCTCGCCGCGTCCGCCGCGGTCCCCGCATCGGCCGGCACCGCGTCCGCGGCGATCCCCGCCCCGGCCGCCGCCGCGACCGGCATGTCGGCCATCACCGCGACCGGCGTCGCGACTGCCGCCGCGACCGGCACCGCGCCGGCCGCCGCTGCCGTCGGCAGGCCGGCTGTGACCAGCGCCGTCGAAGCCCGCCGGGTCGGTCGCGTGCCGACGCCGAAGCTGCGCTGGTACGCCTGCTACGGCTGGGCCCAGTGCACCACGGCCCGCCTCCCGCTCGACTACGACGACCCGTACGGCGCGCAGACCACCGTCGCCCTGCTGCGGGTGCGGGCCACGGATCGGAAGAACCGGATCGGCAGCCTGTTCGTGAACCCGGGCGGCCCCGGCGCGTCCGCCACCTCGTTCGCGCTCATGTCGCCCATGGTGCTCAGCGACGAACTGCTGCGCCGCTTCGACATCGTCGGCATGGACCCGCGGGGGATCGGCGCCGGCGACGCGGTCGCCTGCTTCGGCGACCCCGGCCGGCAGGCCGCCGCGCTCAGGGGCATGAACGTCGCGTTCCCGGTGGGTGCCCGCGAGACCGCCGCGTACCTGAGGAGCGCGCGGAAGCTGGCGGCCGGGTGCTCGACCACCGGCCGCACCCTGGCCGGCGCGATGTCGACGGCCGAGGTGGCCCGCGACATGGACGTGATGCGCCGGGCCGTGGGGGACAGGAAGCTCAGCTACCTCGGGTTCAGCTACGGCACGGCACTGGGGCAGTACTACGCGGCCATGTTCCCGGACCGGTTCCGGGTCGTCGCGGTCGACGGCGTGATCAACCCGCGGTCGTGGGCCGGTTCGGCGCGGACCCGGCACGTCATCCAGGACGAGCGGCTGCACTCCGCCGAGGGCGCGGAGCGGGCTCTGCAGCGGATCCTCACGCTGTGCGACCGGGCCGGCGAGACCAACTGCGCGTTCGCCGCAGGCGACCCGGTGCAGCGCTTCGGGATTCTGGTACGCCGCCTGAAGGCGAAGCCGGTCACCGTGGACGGCACGAGGATCACGTACGCGACGTTCATCGGCGACGTGCTCGGCGCCCTGTACGGCGACGACGCCGCGGAAAGGGTCACCGCCATGGCGAGCGAGCTGTGGACCCTGACGTCGGCTCCCGCGTCCGGTGGCGCCGCCACGTCCTCGCTGCCGGCTCGGCAACGCCGGGGGTTCCCGTACGACAACTCGGTCGACGCGTACGCCTCGGTCATGTGCACCGACGGCCGGCACCCCGCGCACGCGGCGTCCTGGCCCGCGAAGGTCGCGAAGGCCGACAAGCGCGCGCCGTACTTCGGCCGCGCCTGGGCCTGGGCGAGCGCGCCGTGCGCCGGGGACGTCTGGACGGTACGCGACGAGGACGCCTGGTACGGCCCGTTCGACCGGCCGACGCGGAACACCGTGCTGGTGGTCGGCAGCTACTGGGACCCGGCCACGAACTACTCGCAGGCGGTGAGCTCGTCCCGGCTGCTCGCCGACGCCCGCCTGCTGAGCAGCGACAACTTCGGGCACACCGCGTACGGGACCTCGGCGTGCGTGACCGCAGCGATGGACCGCTATCTGCTGGCGAAGACCCTGCCCGCGGCCGGTACGGTGTGCCGCGCCGAGCAGCCGTTCACCGAGCCGCTCGACGACGTCTCCGAGGCGGCGGCCGGGTTCGACCTGGCCACCGCCTCGAAGGCGGAGATCGCCGCGCACGGCCTGCCCGCCGCGGGCGCCCCGAAACAGCGCCCGCCCGTGGGTCACGGACCGTTCTGA
- a CDS encoding VIT domain-containing protein: MTLSVTPMEPAELGRIRILPDAGVGALHTDRGNLPLDRLDVRTRISGLLARTTVTTEFVNAHDTALEATYVFPLPDRAAVTAMTMTAAGRTVEAELQERAAAREAYDRAIEAGQRASIAEEERPDVFTMRVGNIAPGERVVVELTLAGPLPWEDGAATFRFPLVVAPRYIPGTPLPDAPAGDGQARDTDAVPDASRITPPVLLPGFPNPLRLSIAVDIDTAGLPLAGVRSSLHTVTSRDGHVEIAPGERADRDFVLRLPYEGDGSGAVFVPDPGTDGAEGAYQLVVVPPEPSDGPARPKDVVLLLDRSGSMGGWKMVAARRAAARVVDTLTTADRFAVLTFDHQIDHPADLGEGLSDATDRHRFRAVEHLARADARGGTELLAPLRQGLSLLSGSEGRDRVLVLVTDGQVGNEDQILAEVTSLIGATRLHTVGIDRAVNAGFLGRLAALGAGRCELVESEDRLDEAMEQIHRRIGAPLVTDVTVRGVDSGRPQSIFPGVPLVLSGRWTGAVPSTVTVRGRTRDDAEFTLDVPVERKDEPAVTAQWARTRLRELEDRYAAGDHTLEQEIVATSLKYGVLCRFTAFVAVDSRVVNEGGQRRRVTQPVESPSGWDMFGAAQPPQFLAAGAAPMAAPAAGGPSFAPSFAPARAQARTGAQPFAAVPSGMMLRGSNRKMAAPAGTGLTMQDLAALVAVEARRLRDAEGRPVAERRDLLADLATRLAAVLAGLPAEEVKPLLELAARLRGAGDLDAQWSDARRVLEAFGPAAPERKAFWKR, encoded by the coding sequence ATGACCCTGTCCGTCACCCCGATGGAGCCGGCGGAGCTCGGCCGCATCCGGATCCTGCCCGACGCCGGCGTGGGCGCCCTGCACACCGACCGCGGCAACCTGCCCCTGGACCGGCTCGACGTCCGTACCCGGATCAGCGGGCTCCTCGCCCGGACCACCGTGACCACCGAGTTCGTCAACGCGCACGACACGGCGCTGGAGGCCACGTACGTCTTCCCGCTGCCCGACCGGGCCGCCGTCACCGCGATGACCATGACCGCGGCCGGGCGCACCGTCGAGGCCGAGCTGCAGGAGCGCGCGGCGGCCCGGGAGGCGTACGACCGGGCGATCGAGGCGGGGCAGCGGGCCTCCATCGCCGAGGAGGAACGCCCCGACGTCTTCACCATGCGGGTGGGCAACATCGCGCCCGGCGAGCGGGTGGTCGTCGAGCTGACCCTCGCGGGGCCGCTGCCGTGGGAGGACGGCGCGGCGACGTTCCGGTTCCCGCTGGTGGTCGCGCCCCGCTACATCCCGGGTACGCCGCTGCCCGACGCACCCGCCGGCGACGGGCAGGCCCGCGACACCGACGCCGTGCCCGACGCCTCCCGGATCACTCCCCCGGTGCTGCTGCCGGGATTCCCGAACCCGCTGCGGCTGTCCATCGCCGTCGACATCGACACGGCCGGGCTGCCGCTGGCCGGGGTGCGTTCCAGCCTGCACACGGTGACCAGCCGCGACGGGCACGTGGAGATCGCGCCGGGCGAGCGGGCCGACCGCGACTTCGTGCTGCGGCTGCCGTACGAGGGCGACGGCTCGGGCGCGGTGTTCGTGCCGGACCCGGGCACCGACGGCGCCGAGGGGGCGTACCAGCTGGTCGTGGTGCCGCCGGAGCCGAGCGACGGCCCGGCCCGGCCCAAGGACGTCGTGCTGCTGCTGGACCGCTCGGGCAGCATGGGCGGCTGGAAGATGGTCGCCGCCCGACGCGCGGCCGCCCGGGTCGTGGACACGCTCACCACGGCCGACCGGTTCGCCGTGCTGACCTTCGACCACCAGATCGACCACCCGGCCGACCTGGGCGAGGGGCTGTCCGACGCGACCGACCGGCACCGCTTCCGCGCGGTCGAGCACCTCGCCCGCGCCGACGCCCGGGGCGGCACCGAACTGCTCGCGCCGCTACGGCAGGGGTTGTCGCTGCTGTCCGGGTCCGAGGGACGCGACCGGGTGCTCGTGCTGGTCACCGACGGCCAGGTCGGCAACGAGGACCAGATCCTCGCCGAGGTCACCTCGCTGATCGGTGCCACGCGCCTGCACACGGTGGGCATCGACCGGGCCGTGAACGCGGGCTTCCTGGGCCGGCTGGCCGCGCTGGGCGCCGGGCGGTGCGAGCTCGTGGAGAGCGAGGACCGGCTGGACGAGGCGATGGAGCAGATCCACCGCCGCATCGGCGCGCCGCTGGTCACCGACGTCACCGTGCGCGGCGTCGACTCCGGCCGGCCGCAGTCGATCTTCCCCGGCGTCCCGCTGGTGCTGTCCGGCCGCTGGACCGGCGCAGTGCCGTCCACGGTCACCGTGCGGGGGCGCACCCGCGACGACGCCGAGTTCACCCTCGACGTGCCGGTCGAGCGCAAGGACGAGCCGGCGGTCACCGCGCAGTGGGCTCGGACCCGGCTGCGCGAGCTCGAGGACCGGTACGCGGCCGGCGACCACACCCTCGAGCAGGAGATCGTCGCCACGTCCCTGAAGTACGGGGTGCTGTGCCGGTTCACCGCGTTCGTGGCGGTGGACAGCCGCGTGGTCAACGAGGGCGGGCAGCGCCGGCGCGTGACCCAGCCCGTCGAGTCGCCGTCCGGCTGGGACATGTTCGGGGCCGCCCAGCCTCCGCAGTTCCTCGCCGCCGGGGCGGCTCCGATGGCAGCGCCGGCCGCGGGCGGACCGTCGTTCGCCCCGTCGTTCGCGCCGGCACGGGCTCAGGCGCGCACCGGTGCGCAGCCGTTCGCGGCCGTACCGTCCGGGATGATGCTGCGCGGCAGCAACCGCAAGATGGCCGCGCCGGCCGGCACCGGACTGACCATGCAGGACCTCGCCGCGCTGGTGGCGGTCGAGGCGCGCCGGCTGCGCGACGCCGAGGGCCGGCCGGTCGCCGAGCGCCGCGACCTGCTGGCCGACCTGGCCACCCGGCTCGCCGCCGTGCTGGCGGGCCTCCCGGCGGAGGAGGTGAAGCCGCTGCTGGAGCTCGCGGCGCGGCTGCGCGGGGCCGGTGACCTCGACGCGCAGTGGTCGGACGCCCGGCGGGTCCTGGAGGCGTTCGGACCCGCCGCGCCGGAGCGCAAGGCGTTCTGGAAGCGCTGA
- a CDS encoding MerR family transcriptional regulator, translating to MDELLERVRGALAAEYPGAPNGRVRDVPDRRAVRWYTTTGLVDRPAAMRGRTALYGRRHLLQLVALKRRQAQGHSLAAIQAELAGAPDEELATVARVPQELLTTEPPEPQPPARPRFWTTAPAPAAAPAADRPAAAPAPEIGAVALGGGAILILPVRPSAADRTAVAAAAEPLLSLLAARGLLDAGRGPHTDDGSPS from the coding sequence ATGGACGAGCTTCTCGAGCGGGTACGCGGCGCGCTGGCCGCCGAATACCCCGGCGCGCCCAACGGCCGGGTCCGCGACGTGCCCGACCGCCGGGCCGTCCGGTGGTACACGACGACCGGCCTGGTGGACCGGCCGGCGGCGATGCGCGGGCGCACCGCGCTCTACGGCAGGCGTCACCTCCTGCAGCTCGTCGCGCTCAAGCGCCGGCAGGCCCAGGGCCACTCGCTGGCCGCCATCCAGGCCGAGCTGGCCGGCGCCCCGGACGAGGAGCTGGCGACGGTCGCGCGGGTGCCGCAGGAGCTGCTGACCACCGAGCCGCCCGAGCCGCAGCCGCCCGCACGGCCCCGGTTCTGGACCACCGCGCCGGCCCCGGCGGCGGCACCGGCCGCCGATCGGCCCGCCGCCGCGCCGGCCCCGGAGATCGGCGCGGTCGCGCTGGGCGGCGGGGCGATCCTGATCCTTCCCGTACGCCCGTCAGCCGCCGACCGCACAGCCGTCGCCGCCGCGGCGGAACCGCTGCTGAGCCTGCTCGCCGCCCGGGGTCTGCTGGACGCCGGCCGCGGACCGCACACCGATGATGGGAGCCCCTCATGA
- a CDS encoding GGDEF domain-containing protein, whose protein sequence is MTDAKIDEAERDAAFAATVARHPDAFVLAVSPAGLFADLPETFEPGRLRPVTGPRSALDLVVPDDHPAVIDAWHTFLARGLAQCRVRPLSAPDQLVELQMIDLSHRYGVPLVLLTGLDGHPAHLPLEHQAIKPRLVTVRKSSHAVIVGADPEIVRVLGWTADELLGTRAVDLVHPDDRVRAISSWMDMLASPSGEARRVRLRHLHRDGSVVWFEVTNHNQLTAPGVGEVVAEMLDISDEMAAQEALRAGEQLMRRLTETIPMGIVQIGTDRRIAYQNERAARALGAGVGELLGGPLLDRILPGDRPAIDAAIDAVLREGRDVDAEYGYRNEQRGLRRVRAGLRALNGPDGEVTGAIICLTDVTDDVRLRDELKQRATYDALTGCRNRASTLTALQEALDDPARTRGIAVIFIDLNRFKQVNDVYGHATGDRLLTHVASRLRGAVRDGDVVGRFGGDEFVVICPEVPGAAEARHIGQSLVAALVTGGLEVNGERLLPQASIGVAWARTQTCADTLIARADAAMYEAKKSRTGRLALALAD, encoded by the coding sequence ATGACCGACGCGAAGATCGACGAGGCGGAGCGGGACGCGGCGTTCGCGGCCACCGTGGCGCGCCACCCCGACGCCTTCGTGCTCGCGGTGAGCCCGGCGGGACTCTTCGCGGACCTGCCCGAGACCTTCGAGCCCGGACGGCTGCGCCCGGTCACCGGCCCCCGGTCCGCGCTGGACCTGGTCGTGCCCGACGACCACCCGGCGGTCATCGACGCCTGGCACACCTTCCTCGCCCGCGGCCTCGCGCAGTGCCGGGTCCGCCCGCTCTCCGCGCCGGACCAGCTGGTGGAGTTGCAGATGATCGACCTGAGCCACCGGTACGGCGTACCGTTGGTGCTGCTCACCGGCCTGGACGGGCACCCGGCGCACCTGCCGCTGGAGCACCAGGCGATCAAGCCGCGGCTGGTGACCGTACGGAAGAGCTCGCACGCCGTGATCGTCGGCGCCGACCCGGAGATCGTCCGCGTCCTCGGCTGGACGGCCGACGAGCTGCTCGGCACGCGCGCGGTCGACCTCGTGCACCCCGACGACCGGGTACGCGCCATCTCCAGCTGGATGGACATGCTCGCCTCCCCGAGCGGCGAGGCCCGCCGGGTGCGCCTGCGCCACCTGCACCGCGACGGGTCCGTGGTGTGGTTCGAGGTCACCAACCACAATCAGCTCACCGCCCCGGGCGTGGGCGAGGTGGTGGCCGAGATGCTCGACATCTCCGACGAGATGGCCGCCCAGGAGGCGCTGCGCGCGGGTGAGCAGCTCATGCGCCGGCTCACCGAGACCATCCCGATGGGCATCGTGCAGATCGGCACCGACCGGCGGATCGCGTACCAGAACGAGCGCGCGGCCCGGGCCCTCGGGGCCGGCGTCGGCGAGCTGCTCGGCGGCCCGCTGCTGGACCGCATCCTGCCCGGCGACCGGCCGGCCATCGACGCCGCGATCGACGCCGTGCTGCGCGAGGGCCGCGACGTCGACGCCGAGTACGGCTACCGCAACGAGCAGCGGGGCCTGCGCCGCGTCCGCGCCGGTCTGCGCGCCCTGAACGGCCCGGACGGCGAGGTCACCGGCGCGATCATCTGCCTCACGGACGTCACCGACGACGTCCGGCTGCGCGACGAGCTCAAGCAGCGCGCCACGTACGACGCGCTCACCGGCTGCCGCAACCGCGCCTCCACCCTCACCGCGCTGCAGGAGGCGCTCGACGACCCGGCCCGGACCCGCGGCATCGCCGTGATCTTCATCGACCTCAACCGGTTCAAGCAGGTCAACGACGTGTACGGGCACGCGACCGGGGACCGGCTGCTCACCCACGTGGCGTCCCGGCTGCGCGGCGCGGTCCGCGACGGCGACGTGGTGGGGCGCTTCGGCGGCGACGAGTTCGTGGTCATCTGCCCCGAGGTTCCCGGCGCGGCCGAGGCCCGGCACATCGGCCAGAGCCTGGTCGCGGCGCTGGTCACCGGCGGCCTGGAGGTCAACGGGGAGCGGTTGCTGCCGCAGGCGAGCATCGGTGTCGCCTGGGCGCGCACGCAGACCTGCGCGGACACGCTGATCGCCCGGGCGGACGCGGCGATGTACGAGGCGAAGAAGTCCCGTACCGGCCGGCTGGCCCTCGCGCTGGCCGACTGA
- the lexA gene encoding transcriptional repressor LexA — protein sequence MLLSEDFDTSVLTDRQREILGVIRDWAVRYGYSPSTRDIADAIGLASTSSVSRHLRALEEYGFLRRGRSVTRPVDVRMFLEPAAREVRDPATVGVPLLGTIAAGSPILAEETAEETLTLPRDLVGRGTLFCLRVQGDSMIDAAICDGDIVVVRQQQEAYNGDIVAAMIDEEATVKVFRRRGGHVLLEPRNPAYEPIDGDRATILGRVVSVLRRT from the coding sequence ATGCTTCTGAGCGAGGATTTCGACACGTCCGTGCTGACCGACCGGCAGCGAGAGATCCTCGGGGTGATCCGGGACTGGGCGGTGAGGTACGGCTACTCGCCGTCCACCCGCGACATCGCCGACGCGATCGGGCTGGCGTCCACCTCGTCGGTCAGCCGGCACCTGCGCGCCCTGGAGGAGTACGGCTTCCTGCGCCGCGGCCGCAGCGTGACCCGGCCGGTCGACGTGCGCATGTTTCTCGAGCCGGCCGCCCGCGAGGTGCGCGACCCGGCCACCGTGGGGGTTCCGCTGCTGGGCACGATCGCCGCGGGCAGCCCGATCCTGGCGGAGGAGACGGCCGAGGAGACGCTGACGCTGCCGCGTGACCTGGTCGGGCGCGGCACGCTGTTCTGCCTGCGCGTCCAGGGCGACTCGATGATCGACGCGGCGATCTGCGACGGGGACATCGTCGTCGTCCGGCAGCAGCAGGAGGCGTACAACGGCGACATCGTGGCGGCGATGATCGACGAGGAGGCGACGGTCAAGGTGTTCCGGCGCCGCGGCGGGCACGTGCTGCTCGAGCCGCGCAACCCGGCGTACGAGCCGATCGACGGCGACCGCGCGACGATCCTCGGCCGCGTCGTGTCGGTGCTACGCCGCACCTGA
- a CDS encoding nuclear transport factor 2 family protein, with product MTPPAQRDLVAEYFEGFRTSDHPRILATLTEDVEWVIHGHRTTRGRAEFDGEIENPAFTGSPGLDVQRVYEDGPVVVTTGEGHGESVDHGPFRFAFTDLFTFRDGRIARVDSYVVPLP from the coding sequence GTGACCCCACCCGCGCAGCGCGATCTCGTCGCCGAGTACTTCGAGGGTTTCCGTACCAGCGACCATCCGCGGATCCTCGCCACCCTCACCGAGGACGTGGAGTGGGTGATCCACGGACATCGGACCACCCGTGGCCGGGCGGAGTTCGACGGGGAGATCGAGAACCCGGCGTTCACGGGCAGTCCCGGGCTCGACGTCCAGCGCGTGTACGAGGACGGCCCGGTCGTCGTCACCACCGGCGAGGGCCACGGCGAGAGCGTCGACCACGGCCCCTTCCGGTTCGCGTTCACCGACCTGTTCACGTTCCGCGACGGCCGCATCGCGCGCGTCGACTCGTACGTGGTGCCGCTGCCGTGA